The following are encoded together in the Pedobacter sp. D749 genome:
- the xth gene encoding exodeoxyribonuclease III has protein sequence MKIATYNVNGVNGRLPVLLRWLEETQPDVVCLQELKAPQEKFPEQAIKDAGYNAIWHGQKSWNGVAILARNLEITELKRGLDGDPEDLQSRYIEAMVNGLVIGCLYLPNGNPAPGPKFDYKLQWFERFAAHSATLLARNIPVILVGDYNVIPTELDAYKPERWVEDALFRPETRLAFKNLLAQGWTDAIRKLYPTETIYTFWDYFRNAYGRNAGLRIDHFLLSPQVSDRLKSAGVDMHVRGWEKTSDHGPVWIELDEL, from the coding sequence ATGAAAATAGCTACTTATAATGTAAATGGTGTAAATGGCCGCTTGCCTGTACTGTTACGTTGGCTGGAAGAAACTCAGCCAGATGTAGTGTGCCTGCAGGAATTGAAGGCACCGCAGGAAAAATTCCCTGAACAGGCGATTAAAGATGCAGGTTATAATGCGATCTGGCATGGACAAAAAAGCTGGAATGGAGTAGCTATACTGGCTAGAAATTTAGAAATAACGGAATTAAAGCGTGGTTTGGACGGAGATCCTGAAGACCTGCAGAGCAGGTATATAGAGGCAATGGTAAACGGCTTGGTAATTGGCTGTTTATACCTGCCAAATGGCAATCCGGCACCCGGCCCTAAGTTTGATTATAAGCTGCAATGGTTTGAACGTTTTGCTGCACATAGCGCAACGTTGCTGGCGCGAAATATACCTGTGATTTTAGTAGGCGATTATAATGTGATTCCGACTGAGCTGGATGCCTATAAACCTGAAAGATGGGTAGAAGACGCTTTATTCCGTCCGGAAACACGTTTAGCATTTAAAAATTTACTTGCCCAGGGCTGGACAGATGCCATCAGAAAATTATATCCTACCGAAACCATCTATACCTTTTGGGATTACTTTCGTAATGCTTATGGCAGAAATGCCGGATTAAGAATTGATCATTTTTTACTAAGTCCTCAGGTGAGCGATCGCTTAAAATCAGCAGGAGTGGATATGCACGTTAGGGGATGGGAAAAAACAAGCGACCACGGACCTGTTTGGATTGAACTAGATGAGCTGTAA
- a CDS encoding response regulator transcription factor produces MINIILADDHHIIRTSLKALIEKHEGINVVAEVPDGLAVLELLEKGTKADIILSDIVMPRLDGIALANSIKERGYNTKVVVLSILEDEKYASNALISGAFAYLSKDIEEDELLFCLKHVMKGKRYLSSNICISILERFNTQLNMLSRKMNTDINFTEREINVLKLIADGLTNQEIADKLYLSRRTVESQREALISKTGTKNSASLVRFAMRNGYVD; encoded by the coding sequence ATGATTAACATTATTCTTGCGGATGATCACCATATTATCCGGACCTCACTTAAAGCGCTTATAGAAAAACATGAAGGCATCAATGTTGTTGCAGAAGTACCAGACGGTTTAGCCGTTTTAGAGCTTCTTGAAAAAGGAACAAAAGCTGATATCATTTTATCAGATATTGTAATGCCAAGGCTTGATGGAATAGCTTTAGCCAATTCGATTAAAGAGCGCGGATACAACACAAAGGTAGTGGTTTTGTCTATTTTAGAAGATGAAAAGTATGCTTCAAATGCTTTAATATCAGGTGCTTTTGCTTACCTGTCAAAAGATATTGAAGAAGATGAATTGCTGTTTTGCCTAAAACACGTAATGAAGGGAAAACGGTATCTTTCTTCTAATATATGCATTTCCATTTTAGAGCGTTTTAATACGCAGCTGAATATGCTTTCGCGAAAAATGAATACTGATATTAACTTCACAGAGCGCGAAATTAATGTGTTAAAACTCATCGCTGATGGGTTAACGAATCAGGAAATTGCCGATAAATTGTACTTAAGCAGGCGAACAGTAGAGAGTCAAAGAGAAGCTTTAATTAGTAAAACCGGTACAAAAAACTCCGCATCTTTAGTCCGTTTTGCCATGCGAAATGGTTATGTAGACTAG
- a CDS encoding PleD family two-component system response regulator, producing MSNTLVKKILIVDDDENIHDIIKLIFEDEHYHIKGILNAGNLEETIANFLPDIILLDILIGQYDGREICNKLKHNPKTAYLPVILFSALNMDNLSCSPNDIIEKPFDIINLQEKVKALLNNT from the coding sequence ATGAGCAACACGCTAGTTAAGAAAATTCTTATAGTTGATGATGATGAGAACATTCATGATATTATAAAATTAATTTTCGAGGATGAACATTATCATATAAAAGGTATTTTAAATGCTGGTAATTTAGAAGAAACAATCGCTAATTTTTTACCGGATATTATTTTATTGGATATACTTATTGGTCAGTATGATGGCCGGGAAATTTGCAATAAGTTAAAGCATAATCCTAAAACAGCATACTTGCCGGTTATATTGTTTTCGGCTTTGAATATGGATAATCTAAGCTGTTCGCCCAATGATATCATCGAAAAACCTTTTGATATTATCAATCTGCAAGAGAAGGTGAAGGCATTGCTGAATAACACTTAA
- a CDS encoding RNA polymerase sigma factor codes for MDTLNFNCDIYQYKQPLFDRALAYTHDEDDAADLVQDTFMKAFRFSAKFEMGSNVRAWLFTILKNTFLNHYYKVKRKNEIIQQEEDLTSIQLVPSASSNGGATKFVMEDIQKSLNALPEDCRFCFCRYFEGYKYHEIAAELNIPLGTVKTKIHVARGLLKKMLKNYKSGLAA; via the coding sequence ATGGATACCTTAAATTTCAATTGCGACATCTACCAGTACAAACAACCACTTTTCGATCGCGCATTAGCCTACACACATGACGAAGACGATGCTGCCGATTTAGTTCAGGATACCTTTATGAAAGCATTTAGGTTTTCAGCTAAATTTGAAATGGGAAGCAACGTGAGGGCATGGCTTTTTACCATCCTGAAAAATACCTTTCTTAATCATTACTATAAGGTAAAACGTAAAAATGAAATCATCCAGCAGGAAGAAGATCTAACTTCCATCCAACTGGTTCCAAGTGCATCATCTAATGGTGGTGCTACAAAGTTTGTAATGGAGGATATTCAGAAATCGCTAAATGCTTTGCCTGAGGATTGCCGGTTTTGCTTTTGCCGTTATTTTGAAGGTTATAAATACCATGAAATTGCTGCCGAGCTAAACATCCCCCTGGGCACTGTAAAAACGAAAATACATGTGGCCAGAGGCTTGCTGAAAAAAATGCTTAAAAATTATAAGTCTGGTTTAGCTGCATAA